The window GCACTTATTTACTTCAAAATTTCAAATGGTCTAGTCTTCAAGCCTATGAGACATTTTTAACCCATTAatgcccaaaattaaatttttattaaaatgaaatcAAAACTTAGGCATTTGTAtcttaggtaggtaatacaaaaataatcacctgcgacctaatgccttttaaaaatattggtaccaggagtAGGGAAAATGTTTTATTATCGGAAAACGTTTTACCCATTTTTGGTaatttgataaagtcccacattCATACACAAAGTTTCAAATCGATATatagataattttttttgtaacctAGTACATTTTGGCTGGGACAGGGATGAGAAATATAAGGCCAATCCTTGTTATACCGATAAGAATTGTCGGCATAGAATCTACAGTTGTTATTACATACAGTATACAGTAAACCATCTTTATAGACATGACTAATGGTTTGTAGCATCCTTTTGTATGCAGAAGGAAAAAgggagaaatgttgaatagaaaaatacaacagaagagagactagaaaattttacaaggaaaccaagcaattcacccaaggatacatgacaagatcaacagtttgcaagaacaaaaatggggcaattatcagcgagaaataggaaataatgaaaaggtggaaggagcattttcaggagctgttaaacccagaaaaagatcaaaacgaagatgaagagataatttaccacacagcagaacaactagttgagcaaccaacattggaagaaacgatacacgtcataaaacatctaaaaaataacaaagcacctggcacagataaAAAGAGCAGAACTGATAAaaaatggtggacatgcgctatggaggcgtatccataaactaatcgaccgcatatggacactagaagttgTCCCAGAAGATTgaaaagtaggaatcatacttcctatgtacaaagcgGGAGACAAACGACTTTgaaaaaattataggggcataacagttttaaatgtcatgtcaagatattatcaggaattatatacagccgcctggaatcgttttcggaggagattattggtgaataccaatgtggcttcagatcaaagaggtcaactatagaccaaatacatatgttaagaggtatacatgaaaaatgtgttgaatataacatacctatttacaacttgtatatcgatttcaaacaggcgtttaatggagtagatcgacaaaagatgttaaagcaactatctatattagggatacccaataagttggttaaacttatacgaatgactctggagggttccaaagctatggtgagaatagatggagatatgacgcaggcctttgatactgaaaatggagttagacaaggggatgccttatcaacaacactttttaatctaactttagaagctgttgttagaaaactggataaaaaatcggttgcctgtaaagtcggttttacgggcgaagattttacgtgacaaagtctttttctcggtagaatatttattgatatgaatattattaaattgcacaataggaacaaggaattgaatgaaaataagaattgcacaaattttaactatagaaatatattttgtttactaaaaaattgtacatgtaaacttaaacttaactaatttctatttgagtgattttgttgaggataggacgatgataggagaaatatgaaataacacagctgacgatactttaaccacacgtgtgaacttgtattatgacgttttctcggttttccaacgccaagaacgctcgagaaagacagagacacaagcacgcaccgattcaacgcgcctaattctctagtgctgcgcgcgcagcggaccgatcatgtttgagtgggagagagacgcaaggaattcgccggtccggcgggcttctccctcgttcggtgactcatcgtaacagacgtgagcgggcgttacactttttcatgagtgactccgagccacaacctaatttaagacgttgtcacgtcaaaacggCTGTATTATTACAAGATCTATACAAATATGCgtatatgcggatgatgttgccataataagccgcaacgaAAGGGTATTAagcaaaaaagttatagaactgaaacgagaagctgctacgtttggtctatatataaatgaaagcaaaacaaaatatatggagtgcacaaaatcgaaggaacatgagaatctgaaggtagacaaccatacctacaaatatgccttcACTTTTctctacctaggctcaataataaatgacaacaacatcagtcaagaaattcAAGCACgaattcttagcggtaataagtgcttttatgcacacaaagacttaatgaaaagtaagttactgaatcgtgagtctaagctactgaatctacaaaacagtaattagaccagtggtcacatatggatgtgaaacgtggaccctcttaaccactgatgaaaatcaactgagaatatttgggcgcaaaatactaaggaagatatttggaccaacccaatgcagcgatggttcgtggagaattaaaatgaaccacgagctggatgaactaatgcagagcgcagatattgtcagatttgtaaagccACAAAGACTAAACTCGCTTGGTCACccagaaagaatgccagataatcgagctgtaaaagtaccagagatggaagccccaaggaaacagaacaagaggaaggccccgtaaaagatggatagacgacgtagagaggactcttaaaaccatgaacatcaggcaatggcgaaggaaagtattcgacagggcagaatggaaaaacattgttaagcaggccaacactcacaaagggttgtagcgccattagaagaagaagaagaagaaaagaagaagaagaagaagaagaagaaaaagaagaagaaaaaaaaaagaagaagaagaagaagaagaaggagtatTGATTTACATGTGATTCATGCAGGGTCAAATGATCCAGTAAAAATGTCCCATAGGCTTGTAGTCTAGTAGTTTTTAATTTAGCGTATACAGTAAACAATCTTTATAGATATGACTAATAGTTTGTAGGATCCTTCTGATGTTTATTGTTTAGGTCGTTATGGTGTGTTCTATATCTAGAATAATTACCAAGTAAATTAATAGTAATTCGTGTATTGAGTTCTATTTATTTTTGTCAAAACAACATACTGATATTAATTTCGTTTAGCTACATATTTTATAGTAATACCAGGTGTAAACGTGCAGGATAAGTTATAAATTTCATATAAAAATTTCGAATAAAGATTTACTCCTCCAGAGTAAATGGATATTCGGGATTATCCTTTAATTCTTCAGCATGGCAGACTCTAATATTACAGTTGAACTCATCAATAACAGCCATTTCTTTATCTGTTAATTTAAAGTCAAATATATCAATATTTTGCTTAAGTCTATTAACATTAGAAGATTTGGGAATAGGTATGGTACCCTGCTGATAAACATATCGCAAAACAACTTGAGCGCTACTCTTCTTGTATTTTTCGCCAATGGCAATCAATCTTGGATCTTGTAAAGACAGCATTATATCGCCTGGTTTAGCCCACGGTCTCGCAGGCGACCCTAGTGGTGAGTATGCCATTATTTCTATTCCACGACTCTTGCAAAAATGAATAAGTTTTTTTTGGTTAAGAAATGGAGTAACTTCAATTTGATTCATAACTGGCTTTATAGTACATACATCTAATATTCTCTGCACTTGTTTTGAATTAAAATTTGACAAACCAATGCTCTTAGCCAGACCAAGTCGGACACATTCTTCCATTCCTTTCCAGGTCTTACAAAAATCATATTCTATATTTTCGGAATCTTTAAATGGGAGTTGAATGTTAAAATCTTTGTTCTTGGTAGCGCAAGGCCAGTGTATCAAATATAAATCAACGTAGTCAAGCCCAAAATTCTTTAAGGATTCTTTGCACGCTGGAACTACTTTTTCTTCTTCGTGAAAAATATTCCACAATTTTGTCACAACAAACAGATCTtctcttttaacagttttatctTGAATTTTTGCTCTTAAACCTTCGCCTATTTCTTTTTCGTTTCCATAAAGCCACGCACAATCGAATAGTCGATAGCCAACATCAATCGAGGTTTTCACAGTTTCTTTGACTTCGCCAGGAGCGGCCAACCATGTACCAAGGCCAAAGCTTGGACACCGAACTCCATTGTTAAGAGTTACGTCAGGTACTGACATTTTATTTatcctaaaaataaaattgtatgtCAAATAAACCGTCTATAAATATTGAAGTGTTTATTTCGTGTAGATATAGAAAACAAGACAGATCGTTGAAAATAATTAAACATAGTAAACTATTAGCTAAATTACATATTGAATATTAAGCAGTAAGTTAAACTGAAAATCTATTTCCCGTTAGCATTATATTTTGGACTAAGAATAATGtaacaaattgttttaaaaaataacttaccGGGCAaacattttatgaaaaaaattaaactgaaatttTTACCATATATTGACATATAATTAGACACCGAATGACATAAAATTTATCGTAAATCATTTATATACTGATGGCCAAAAAATTCAATACCTAGACggtcaaacatttttttaaatatttatttatggaagtatacattatattattcttattatttacTAACATTTTTATAactatatacagtgctagtcaaaagtccgttctccccctcgtatcttttgaacggttttacttataatagtgaaatttagagggaggtaataaacagacgtaggcttcttaactagtcataacaattGACGTAACAGTGATAGATGTCGTtatagcgccactgtgacagataattttaaataacaccttatggcaagtgatacctcgtttgaaaggtattgaaaatacctattcaaccatactaattttgtttaagtttaagctcattttaatgaataaattaaataaatactaaaattgtagtttctcatttaattaataaatattaaaacctccacCA is drawn from Diabrotica undecimpunctata isolate CICGRU chromosome 5, icDiaUnde3, whole genome shotgun sequence and contains these coding sequences:
- the LOC140441262 gene encoding aldo-keto reductase family 1 member B1-like isoform X2, which translates into the protein MSVPDVTLNNGVRCPSFGLGTWLAAPGEVKETVKTSIDVGYRLFDCAWLYGNEKEIGEGLRAKIQDKTVKREDLFVVTKLWNIFHEEEKVVPACKESLKNFGLDYVDLYLIHWPCATKNKDFNIQLPFKDSENIEYDFCKTWKGMEECVRLGLAKSIGLSNFNSKQVQRILDVCTIKPVMNQIEVTPFLNQKKLIHFCKSRGIEIMAYSPLGSPARPWAKPGDIMLSLQDPRLIAIGEKYKKSSAQVVLRYVYQQGTIPIPKSSNVNRLKQNIDIFDFKLTDKEMAVIDEFNCNIRVCHAEELKDNPEYPFTLEE
- the LOC140441262 gene encoding aldo-keto reductase family 1 member B1-like isoform X1, whose protein sequence is MAFRLLFSVLLDQNYVSKVWGQMTNPRLSRINKMSVPDVTLNNGVRCPSFGLGTWLAAPGEVKETVKTSIDVGYRLFDCAWLYGNEKEIGEGLRAKIQDKTVKREDLFVVTKLWNIFHEEEKVVPACKESLKNFGLDYVDLYLIHWPCATKNKDFNIQLPFKDSENIEYDFCKTWKGMEECVRLGLAKSIGLSNFNSKQVQRILDVCTIKPVMNQIEVTPFLNQKKLIHFCKSRGIEIMAYSPLGSPARPWAKPGDIMLSLQDPRLIAIGEKYKKSSAQVVLRYVYQQGTIPIPKSSNVNRLKQNIDIFDFKLTDKEMAVIDEFNCNIRVCHAEELKDNPEYPFTLEE